In Sphingobacterium sp. PCS056, the following proteins share a genomic window:
- the murI gene encoding glutamate racemase — protein sequence MEQEKKQIGPIGIFDSGYGGLSVFKEIKKKLPQYDYIYLGDNARIPYGTRSFETVYEFTKQCVFKLFDLGCNLVILACNTASAKALRSIQQNDLPPGKKVLGVIRPTTEIVKQFTKTNNVGILATTGTVKSESYKIEINKFYPEIEVFQHDCPFWVPLVENNEIETDGAKYFVEKDIHQLLKQSSDIDTIVLACTHYPLLLPVIKQFVPDHINIISQGPLVANSLKRYLDVHHDMELKSSKNGTMQFYTTDDPLDFESKAEIFFGQKINAKHIKVT from the coding sequence ATGGAGCAAGAAAAAAAACAAATTGGTCCGATAGGGATTTTTGATTCTGGATACGGAGGTTTATCCGTATTTAAGGAGATCAAAAAAAAATTGCCTCAATATGATTATATCTACTTAGGCGACAATGCTCGTATTCCTTACGGCACCCGTTCATTCGAAACGGTTTATGAATTTACTAAACAATGTGTATTTAAATTATTTGATTTAGGATGCAATTTGGTCATTTTGGCCTGTAATACCGCCTCAGCAAAAGCATTGCGCTCTATCCAGCAAAATGATCTTCCTCCCGGAAAGAAAGTTTTAGGAGTGATACGCCCTACCACAGAAATTGTAAAACAATTTACAAAAACCAACAACGTAGGCATTTTAGCAACAACCGGCACAGTGAAATCCGAATCTTATAAAATTGAAATCAATAAATTCTATCCCGAAATTGAAGTTTTTCAACATGACTGTCCTTTTTGGGTTCCTTTAGTTGAAAATAATGAAATTGAGACAGACGGCGCGAAATACTTCGTAGAAAAGGATATCCATCAATTATTAAAACAATCATCAGATATCGATACGATCGTTCTGGCATGTACACACTATCCTTTATTATTACCTGTAATCAAACAATTTGTACCCGATCATATCAACATCATTTCTCAAGGACCGCTCGTCGCAAATAGCTTGAAAAGATATTTAGACGTACACCATGATATGGAACTCAAAAGTTCTAAAAATGGAACTATGCAATTTTATACAACTGATGATCCACTCGATTTTGAATCAAAAGCAGAGATATTTTTCGGTCAAAAGATAAATGCCAAACACATCAAAGTTACATAA
- a CDS encoding Crp/Fnr family transcriptional regulator → MNALLHHYQNLAVNQSDLDKIMLVHELVHFSKNDFLLRKDEKAHEYYILESGLVRSFVHDFQGNEITTDFFGNYDIVIEVTSLFLQFPSPENLQCLTDCTAWKIDFNTFQTLYHTIPAFNEWGRSWMTYALHSNKKRFIDMVSLSATQRYLNLIKHKPQIIKQAALKYIASYLGITDTSLSRIRKEQ, encoded by the coding sequence ATGAATGCTTTACTTCATCATTACCAAAACTTGGCAGTTAATCAAAGTGACCTAGATAAAATTATGCTTGTGCACGAACTCGTTCATTTTTCTAAAAATGACTTTTTACTCCGGAAGGATGAAAAAGCTCACGAATATTATATCTTGGAAAGCGGACTGGTGCGTTCTTTCGTTCACGATTTCCAAGGAAATGAAATTACAACCGATTTTTTTGGAAACTATGATATTGTCATTGAAGTAACGTCGCTTTTTCTCCAATTTCCTTCTCCAGAAAATCTTCAATGCTTAACAGACTGTACAGCATGGAAAATTGATTTCAATACATTTCAAACCTTATATCATACCATTCCAGCATTTAATGAATGGGGACGCTCCTGGATGACCTATGCCCTGCATAGCAATAAAAAACGTTTTATTGATATGGTTTCACTCTCCGCCACCCAACGTTATCTAAATCTTATCAAACACAAACCACAAATAATCAAACAAGCAGCTTTAAAGTATATTGCCTCTTATCTTGGTATTACAGACACTTCTTTAAGTCGAATACGAAAAGAACAATAA
- a CDS encoding mechanosensitive ion channel family protein, producing MKQSKYILVLFLLLFFGEIGFTQIVVDTSNAKKSSSITGNSRNRKDLSRRESRARRSHVDSSIVQSDPAIDSLRMDLSKINVKYITNIRAAALENEAIHKRDLRTQFIEKVNAFVGTLPPDSVERWTVHARSQIADLNTFQGSLDSYNRSLHLTLSQLKDFRSKYSQSETSIRLNNYLTTAEQEVQSKIDSLKVSVDITNENLKAYYSLSHRVKEIVTKQMNKEPSDSATVKSSLWKAGNTTVTKEKILNNLKNNYRKSRSIDTYVNKTAWTSRILLIILVIAYLYWITSTAFVLNKDNNSKREVKLPFNIWSLIGKAIILFLTLLPIVSIVTPTLVIQATQLLLMVFFGILLRKNFTLKHGKIVGFLLLFYICDVFVNSVVSEDLIMRIVCIIFNIVALYIGFYLKKHIKDPAAAGYIQLPVFIIFAILNGGAIFLNILGYVDHSRSFSIAGAVGLAQSFTLTFFIHMIKDDVKNQFARNRVKKGFWLRFNEERALKATGDALKFLCLLLAIIVLANNLQFAASLATSVSKFLSNNHQLGGINFNFGNLVLAFFILAAANWFQKNLNLLLIGGENGALSKDYDHKMTLFPLFRLIIIVIGFFIAISALGVSLDKLTVIVGALSVGIGLGMQNIINNFVSGIILAFDKPFRVGDRIELADKKGRVKEIGIRASILNTGDGAEVIIPNGDLLSGRVVNWTLSNDDARTSFVVQVDRSADLETMKLWIKEAVGHSSHSKPELGVGISVQDISEEMIYLSIGCWIDNPANGGDFKNDVLIELNNRFKKEELKFFSIVTPTK from the coding sequence ATGAAACAATCAAAATATATCTTAGTATTATTTTTATTACTTTTTTTTGGAGAAATTGGATTTACACAAATTGTTGTTGATACTAGTAATGCAAAGAAAAGTTCTTCTATTACAGGTAATTCTCGAAATCGTAAAGATTTAAGTCGTCGAGAAAGTCGAGCGCGACGTAGTCACGTTGATAGTTCAATTGTCCAGTCGGATCCAGCTATCGATAGTTTGCGAATGGACCTGTCAAAAATAAATGTTAAATATATTACGAATATCCGTGCGGCCGCATTAGAAAATGAGGCTATACACAAGCGTGATCTTCGGACACAATTTATTGAAAAGGTCAATGCTTTTGTGGGAACTTTACCTCCAGATTCTGTAGAGAGGTGGACCGTGCATGCTAGAAGTCAGATAGCAGATCTGAATACTTTTCAGGGAAGTTTGGATAGTTATAATCGAAGTCTCCACCTGACTTTAAGTCAATTGAAAGATTTTAGATCAAAGTATAGTCAAAGTGAAACGAGTATAAGATTGAATAATTATCTGACAACTGCCGAGCAGGAAGTTCAAAGTAAAATTGATTCGCTAAAAGTTTCTGTTGATATTACGAATGAAAATTTGAAAGCTTATTATAGTTTATCTCACCGTGTAAAGGAAATTGTTACTAAACAAATGAATAAAGAGCCTTCGGATTCAGCTACTGTAAAAAGTTCTTTGTGGAAAGCCGGTAATACAACAGTAACAAAAGAGAAAATTTTAAACAATTTAAAAAATAACTACAGAAAGAGTAGGTCAATAGATACTTATGTCAATAAAACGGCATGGACAAGTAGGATTTTATTGATTATTTTGGTTATAGCATATTTATATTGGATCACATCTACGGCCTTTGTTTTAAATAAAGATAATAATAGTAAGAGGGAGGTAAAGCTACCATTTAATATATGGTCTCTTATTGGCAAAGCTATTATTTTATTTTTGACCTTATTACCCATTGTCTCGATCGTAACCCCAACATTAGTCATTCAGGCAACACAGCTGCTGCTAATGGTATTTTTTGGGATTTTACTTCGGAAAAACTTTACGCTAAAACATGGTAAAATTGTTGGTTTTCTATTGTTGTTTTACATCTGTGATGTATTTGTAAATTCTGTTGTAAGTGAAGATCTTATCATGCGGATTGTCTGTATTATATTTAATATCGTGGCTCTTTATATTGGTTTTTATTTAAAGAAACACATTAAAGATCCTGCTGCAGCTGGATATATTCAATTACCTGTTTTTATCATATTTGCTATTTTAAATGGTGGTGCTATCTTTTTGAATATTTTAGGATATGTCGATCATTCTCGCAGTTTTAGTATTGCTGGCGCTGTTGGGCTTGCCCAGTCTTTTACGTTGACGTTTTTTATCCATATGATCAAGGACGATGTCAAAAATCAATTCGCCAGAAATCGAGTGAAAAAAGGTTTTTGGTTGCGATTCAATGAAGAACGAGCATTGAAAGCTACAGGCGATGCCCTGAAATTTTTGTGTCTTCTATTAGCGATTATTGTACTGGCAAATAACTTGCAATTTGCAGCTTCATTGGCAACATCTGTTTCTAAGTTTTTAAGTAATAATCACCAACTCGGAGGTATCAATTTTAATTTTGGTAATCTAGTGCTGGCCTTCTTTATATTAGCTGCTGCTAATTGGTTTCAGAAGAACTTGAATTTACTTTTGATCGGGGGAGAGAATGGCGCTTTAAGCAAAGATTACGATCATAAAATGACGCTTTTTCCTTTATTTAGGTTGATCATCATCGTTATTGGATTTTTTATAGCGATATCTGCTCTAGGTGTTAGTTTGGATAAGCTAACAGTCATTGTAGGGGCTTTAAGTGTTGGTATCGGTTTAGGGATGCAAAATATCATTAATAATTTTGTGTCTGGAATCATTTTAGCTTTTGATAAACCTTTTCGGGTAGGTGATCGTATTGAATTGGCTGATAAAAAAGGGCGCGTAAAGGAAATTGGTATTCGTGCAAGTATTTTGAATACGGGGGATGGAGCAGAAGTGATCATCCCTAATGGTGATCTACTATCTGGCCGGGTAGTCAATTGGACGTTATCAAACGATGATGCTAGGACGAGTTTTGTCGTTCAGGTAGACCGCTCAGCTGATTTGGAAACAATGAAATTGTGGATTAAAGAAGCTGTTGGGCATAGTAGCCATAGTAAACCTGAGTTGGGGGTAGGTATTAGTGTTCAGGATATCAGTGAAGAGATGATTTATTTGAGTATAGGTTGTTGGATCGATAATCCGGCCAATGGTGGAGATTTTAAAAATGATGTATTGATTGAATTGAATAATCGATTTAAAAAAGAGGAATTGAAATTCTTTAGCATTGTTACACCGACTAAATAG
- a CDS encoding TIM-barrel domain-containing protein, whose protein sequence is MYKKHRKVMFALAFPLMVSVAPTEAHFKTMPIQQQTNPMLTIVSAKKINATTVEVLFSNNQRLTFDFYGNHIFRLFQDNGGGIIRNPEAKPAAEILVSNPRKSIQQLNLSDTNNQIIIATGEITILIDKTTNLLKVINEKNKGEAVVFTKPIIFEKNKVTLSLQEKSDEYFYGGGVQNGRFSHKGKVISIENQNSWTDGGVASPTPYYWSSKGYGFMWHTFKPGKYDFGSKEKGHVHLTHDIDYLDVFFMINDGVVSLLNDFYQLTGNPILLPKFGFYQGHLNAYNRDYWKEDEKGILFEDGKRYKEGQKDNGGIKESLNGELNNYQFSARAVIDRYKKHDMPFGWLLPNDGYGAGYGQTETLDGNIANLKSLGDYARKNGVEIGLWTQSDLHPKSEISALLQRDIVKEVRDAGVRVLKTDVAWVGAGYSFGLNGVADVGHIIPYYGNEARPFTISLDGWAGTQRYAGIWSGDQTGGVWEYIRFHIPTYLGSGLSGQPNITSDMDGIFGGKNNAVNIRDFQWKTFTPMELNMDGWGSNEKYPHALGEPVTSINRNYLKLKSELLPYTYSIAKEAVDGLPMIRALFLSYPNAYTQGTATQYQYLYGPSFLVAPIYQATKSDDKGNDIRNGIYLPEGSWIDYFSGDKFEGNVILNNFDSPIWKLPLFVKNGSIIPMANPNNNVHEINKSLRIYEIYPKGKSSFTEYDDDGISEAYKSGKGASTLIESLLGEQDKLSVTVNRTTGDFEGFVKNKQTEFRINVTEIPKKLKATIGKTKIKLVEVKSMNEFINQENVYFYDAAPNMNKFATTGSEFEKQIIVKNPVLHIKLANTDITKNEVNLLLDGFKFEPVNRFRISQGLLTAPQHALVTEDHRAAYSLTPTWGSVDHADYYEIEFNNMLYSTIKDNALLFEGLAPETTYTFKLRSVNKQGFSDWTEIQAKTKANPLEFAIRDIKGETTAENQDGSGIDKLLDFDEGNMWHTAWGKKAIPFDMILDLKSVNQLDKFQYLPRTGRGNGIVLKGKVYYSTDKENWTESGVFNWANNDEVKTFNFAGQPTARFVKLAITEGVGGFGSGRELYIFKVPGTESYLPGDINNDCLIDRNDLTSYTNYTGLKRGDADFEGYVSNGDINKNDLIDAYDISVVATQLDGGIKEAQVDKVAGQISLSTAKQNYKKGEIIEIMVKGKDLKSVNAISFGLPYLSQDYEFVSVQALAVKDMDNLTNDRLHTSGEKVLYPTFVHVGDQKHLCGNEDLFVLKLRAKRDVKYTLKAIQGFLVDKNLNTIKF, encoded by the coding sequence ATGTATAAAAAACACAGAAAGGTGATGTTCGCTTTGGCATTTCCTTTAATGGTAAGTGTTGCTCCGACAGAGGCTCATTTTAAAACAATGCCGATTCAGCAGCAAACTAACCCAATGTTAACTATTGTCAGTGCAAAAAAAATAAATGCTACGACTGTAGAGGTTTTATTTTCTAATAATCAGCGATTGACATTCGATTTTTATGGTAATCATATTTTTCGATTATTTCAGGATAATGGAGGAGGAATCATTCGAAATCCTGAAGCTAAACCTGCGGCTGAAATATTGGTGTCAAACCCAAGAAAATCCATTCAACAATTAAATCTTAGCGATACCAACAATCAAATAATAATTGCTACAGGAGAAATTACTATCCTGATTGATAAAACCACAAATTTGTTGAAAGTGATCAATGAGAAAAATAAAGGTGAAGCGGTTGTTTTTACGAAGCCTATTATCTTTGAAAAAAATAAAGTTACCTTAAGCCTTCAGGAGAAATCCGATGAATATTTTTATGGTGGAGGCGTTCAGAATGGTCGTTTTTCTCACAAAGGAAAAGTTATTTCCATTGAAAATCAAAATAGCTGGACTGATGGAGGAGTGGCTTCACCTACACCTTATTACTGGTCGTCAAAAGGGTATGGTTTTATGTGGCACACTTTTAAACCAGGAAAATATGATTTCGGATCAAAAGAAAAAGGACATGTTCATTTGACACATGATATCGATTATTTAGATGTTTTCTTTATGATCAATGATGGGGTAGTTTCTTTACTGAATGATTTTTATCAATTAACCGGAAATCCAATTTTACTTCCAAAATTTGGCTTTTATCAAGGGCACCTGAATGCCTATAATCGTGATTATTGGAAAGAAGATGAAAAGGGGATTCTATTTGAGGATGGAAAGCGCTATAAGGAGGGGCAAAAAGATAATGGTGGTATCAAGGAGTCATTAAATGGTGAATTGAACAATTATCAATTTTCGGCTCGTGCTGTTATTGACCGTTATAAGAAGCATGATATGCCATTCGGTTGGTTATTGCCTAATGATGGCTATGGAGCAGGTTATGGACAAACAGAAACATTAGATGGTAATATTGCCAATTTAAAAAGTTTAGGAGATTATGCTCGTAAAAATGGTGTCGAAATTGGATTATGGACACAATCTGATCTGCACCCAAAATCTGAAATTAGTGCTTTGCTGCAGCGTGATATTGTTAAAGAAGTAAGAGATGCGGGAGTTCGTGTACTTAAAACTGATGTGGCATGGGTAGGAGCTGGTTATTCCTTTGGATTGAATGGAGTGGCAGATGTCGGTCATATCATTCCTTATTACGGAAATGAAGCTAGGCCGTTTACTATTTCATTAGATGGTTGGGCAGGTACTCAACGTTATGCTGGTATTTGGTCTGGAGATCAAACAGGCGGTGTTTGGGAATATATTCGATTTCATATTCCCACTTATCTGGGATCTGGACTATCAGGGCAGCCAAATATTACCTCAGATATGGATGGCATATTTGGAGGTAAAAATAATGCGGTCAATATTCGCGACTTTCAGTGGAAAACTTTTACTCCAATGGAATTGAATATGGATGGGTGGGGTTCTAACGAAAAGTATCCACACGCATTGGGGGAGCCAGTAACCTCAATCAATCGAAACTACCTGAAATTGAAATCAGAATTGCTTCCTTATACGTATAGTATAGCTAAGGAAGCAGTAGATGGATTGCCAATGATCAGAGCATTATTCCTAAGCTATCCAAATGCTTATACACAGGGGACAGCCACGCAGTACCAATATTTATATGGTCCATCGTTTCTAGTGGCCCCAATCTATCAAGCTACAAAATCTGATGATAAAGGGAATGATATCCGTAACGGTATTTATTTACCTGAAGGAAGTTGGATTGATTACTTTAGCGGAGATAAATTTGAAGGAAATGTCATTCTTAATAATTTTGATTCTCCGATTTGGAAATTACCTCTATTCGTTAAAAATGGTTCTATTATTCCAATGGCAAACCCAAATAATAACGTTCATGAAATTAATAAATCTCTTCGCATTTATGAAATCTATCCAAAAGGGAAAAGCTCATTTACGGAGTATGATGATGATGGTATTTCAGAAGCATATAAATCGGGAAAGGGAGCTTCGACATTAATTGAATCTCTTTTAGGTGAGCAGGATAAGCTTTCAGTAACTGTAAATCGCACGACTGGTGATTTTGAGGGGTTTGTGAAAAATAAACAAACTGAATTTAGAATCAATGTTACAGAGATACCTAAAAAGTTAAAGGCTACAATCGGTAAAACTAAAATTAAATTGGTGGAAGTGAAATCTATGAACGAATTCATTAACCAAGAAAATGTTTATTTTTATGATGCTGCCCCTAATATGAATAAGTTTGCCACCACGGGCAGTGAGTTCGAAAAACAAATCATAGTAAAAAATCCAGTTTTACATATTAAATTAGCCAATACTGATATTACTAAAAATGAGGTCAATCTATTATTAGATGGTTTCAAATTTGAGCCTGTTAATCGCTTCCGAATTTCGCAAGGATTATTAACCGCACCTCAACATGCACTTGTTACTGAAGATCATAGAGCAGCATATTCATTGACTCCTACATGGGGTAGTGTAGACCATGCCGACTATTATGAGATCGAATTTAATAATATGCTTTATTCGACAATAAAAGATAATGCACTGCTGTTTGAGGGGTTGGCCCCAGAAACGACATATACTTTTAAATTGAGATCGGTTAATAAACAAGGTTTCTCTGATTGGACGGAAATTCAGGCTAAGACGAAGGCAAATCCATTGGAGTTTGCTATTCGCGATATTAAAGGGGAAACTACAGCTGAAAATCAGGATGGTTCTGGTATTGATAAGTTGTTAGATTTTGACGAAGGAAATATGTGGCACACTGCTTGGGGTAAAAAAGCCATACCATTTGATATGATCTTAGATTTGAAATCAGTGAATCAATTGGATAAGTTTCAATATTTACCTCGTACAGGACGCGGCAATGGGATTGTATTGAAAGGTAAAGTTTATTATAGTACAGATAAGGAGAATTGGACTGAATCGGGAGTTTTTAATTGGGCAAATAATGATGAAGTAAAAACTTTCAATTTTGCTGGTCAACCTACTGCTCGATTTGTAAAATTAGCAATTACAGAAGGTGTAGGTGGTTTTGGCTCAGGTCGAGAACTTTATATCTTTAAAGTACCTGGTACTGAAAGTTATCTTCCAGGAGATATCAATAATGATTGTTTGATTGATCGAAATGATCTGACATCCTATACAAACTATACCGGACTAAAAAGAGGAGATGCTGATTTTGAAGGCTATGTGAGTAATGGCGATATTAATAAAAATGATTTAATAGATGCTTATGATATTTCTGTTGTTGCTACTCAGTTAGATGGTGGTATCAAAGAAGCTCAGGTTGATAAAGTGGCAGGTCAAATTAGCTTATCAACTGCAAAACAAAATTATAAGAAAGGGGAGATCATCGAAATTATGGTCAAAGGTAAAGATCTTAAATCTGTGAATGCCATTAGTTTTGGATTACCTTATCTATCACAAGATTATGAATTTGTTTCTGTTCAGGCATTAGCCGTTAAAGATATGGATAATCTAACAAATGATCGCTTGCATACGAGTGGTGAAAAAGTATTATATCCCACTTTTGTACATGTTGGAGATCAGAAGCATCTGTGTGGAAATGAAGATTTATTTGTGTTGAAATTACGAGCGAAGCGAGATGTTAAATATACATTGAAAGCTATTCAAGGATTTTTAGTTGATAAAAATCTGAATACGATTAAGTTTTAA
- the asnB gene encoding asparagine synthase B yields MCGIIGAFDLKESVEIIRPQVLEMSKRIRHRGPDWSGIYSSDHAILAHERLAIVDPKSGSQPLYSPDGQVVLAVNGEIYNHQELRDSLPNYAFTTQSDSEVVLALYLEKGPQFIEELNGIFGFALYDARNDSFFVARDHMGIIPLYYGTDPNGQFFVSSELKSLEGFCNTMDQFPPGHYIYSVESKEPKRWYSRQWESYEAVKDAETDIVRLRDALEAAVHRQLMSDVPYGVLLSGGLDSSVIAAVTKKFASKRIESGDEEEAWYPQLHSFAVGLKGAPDLIAAQKAADHIGTIHHEINFTIQEGLDAIRDVIYHLETYDVTTIRASTPMYLLSRVIKSMGIKMVLSGEGSDELFGGYLYFHKAPDAKEFHEETVRKLKKLYLYDCLRANKSLAAWGVEGRVPFLDKEFMDVAMTINPKDKMIKDGRMEKWVLRKAFEDYLPESIAWRQKEQFSDGVGYSWIDTLKEQAEAKVSDAVFAEAADRFPINTPKNKEEFLYRTIFESHFPSEAAARTVPSVKSVACSTPEALLWDASFQNLNDPSGRAVAAVHNDSYAKKVVLTD; encoded by the coding sequence ATGTGTGGTATCATAGGAGCATTTGATTTAAAGGAATCTGTAGAAATAATCAGACCTCAAGTATTAGAAATGTCGAAGCGTATACGTCATCGTGGACCGGATTGGTCGGGTATTTATAGTTCTGATCATGCCATCTTAGCTCATGAGCGATTAGCGATAGTAGATCCAAAATCTGGTAGTCAACCTTTATATAGTCCTGATGGGCAAGTGGTATTGGCTGTTAATGGTGAGATCTATAATCATCAAGAACTTCGTGATAGTTTACCTAATTATGCTTTTACTACACAATCTGACTCTGAAGTTGTACTTGCTTTATATTTAGAAAAAGGTCCTCAATTTATAGAAGAGCTAAATGGGATTTTTGGTTTCGCTTTATATGATGCACGAAATGATTCATTTTTTGTTGCCCGTGATCATATGGGGATCATACCTTTATATTACGGGACTGATCCGAATGGACAGTTTTTTGTTTCATCAGAATTGAAATCTTTGGAAGGGTTTTGCAATACCATGGATCAATTTCCTCCGGGACACTATATTTATAGCGTTGAAAGTAAAGAACCTAAAAGATGGTATTCTAGACAATGGGAGTCTTACGAAGCGGTTAAAGATGCTGAAACTGATATCGTTCGCTTGCGTGATGCTTTAGAGGCTGCTGTACATCGTCAGTTGATGTCCGATGTGCCTTACGGTGTATTATTATCTGGAGGCTTAGACTCTTCTGTTATTGCTGCTGTTACGAAGAAGTTTGCTTCAAAGCGTATCGAATCAGGCGACGAAGAAGAGGCTTGGTATCCACAGTTACATTCTTTTGCAGTGGGTTTGAAAGGAGCTCCAGATTTAATTGCTGCACAAAAAGCAGCGGATCATATCGGTACAATACACCATGAGATCAATTTTACTATTCAAGAGGGGCTTGATGCCATTCGTGATGTAATCTATCATTTGGAAACCTACGATGTGACTACTATACGGGCTTCGACTCCGATGTATTTATTATCGCGTGTCATTAAATCGATGGGTATCAAAATGGTCCTTTCAGGAGAGGGGTCTGACGAGTTATTTGGAGGATACTTGTATTTTCATAAAGCACCGGATGCAAAGGAATTTCATGAAGAAACGGTCCGTAAATTGAAAAAACTATACCTGTATGATTGTTTACGCGCTAATAAGTCTTTAGCTGCTTGGGGAGTAGAAGGACGTGTTCCATTCTTGGATAAAGAGTTTATGGATGTGGCGATGACGATCAACCCTAAGGATAAGATGATTAAAGATGGCCGTATGGAAAAGTGGGTTTTGCGCAAAGCATTTGAAGATTATCTTCCGGAAAGTATTGCGTGGCGCCAAAAAGAACAATTTTCTGATGGAGTAGGATATAGTTGGATCGATACTTTAAAAGAACAGGCAGAGGCTAAAGTCAGTGATGCAGTATTTGCTGAAGCTGCGGATAGGTTTCCGATTAATACGCCTAAGAATAAAGAAGAATTTTTATATCGTACAATATTTGAATCTCATTTTCCTTCTGAAGCGGCTGCGAGAACAGTACCTTCGGTTAAATCGGTTGCTTGTAGTACACCAGAGGCTTTATTATGGGATGCTTCATTTCAAAACTTAAACGATCCGTCAGGAAGAGCTGTTGCTGCAGTGCATAATGATAGTTATGCTAAAAAAGTGGTATTGACAGACTAG
- a CDS encoding arginase: MKRSIKIIKNRSDIGAGTRGSDLGIDAIEIAAINKGSQYFHHYPFIDLKTRNDVVYDPALPPFAKRIKEVLVQCGEVASAVEKTLKADLFPLVFSGDHSSAIGTISGIKSTFPEKNLGVIWIDAHADIHSPYTTPSGNLHGMPLAATLAEDNLLCAINKIDEETKDYWQKLKTLGDITGKIKARDLIYFGVRDTEPAEDILINDLEIKNYIVEEVRRLSVKTCVHEVIKKLGDCDLIYVSFDVDSMDSELISDGTGTPVPKGFYPAEIIELLEEILSLKKVVCFEVVEINPLLDHKGNKMAEVAFEILEKATQAIEK, encoded by the coding sequence ATGAAAAGATCTATAAAAATAATCAAGAACAGATCAGATATTGGAGCTGGGACTAGAGGATCTGATCTGGGGATAGATGCTATCGAAATTGCTGCTATAAATAAGGGAAGTCAATATTTTCACCATTACCCATTTATTGATTTAAAGACGCGAAATGATGTCGTTTACGATCCGGCTCTGCCGCCGTTTGCTAAACGGATCAAAGAGGTCTTGGTACAATGTGGTGAAGTTGCCTCAGCTGTAGAGAAAACATTGAAGGCCGATCTTTTTCCTCTAGTATTTTCGGGCGATCATTCTTCAGCGATTGGGACGATTTCAGGAATAAAATCTACATTTCCTGAAAAGAATCTAGGTGTAATTTGGATCGATGCACATGCTGATATTCATTCCCCTTATACGACGCCATCTGGAAATCTCCACGGCATGCCTTTAGCGGCTACATTGGCAGAAGATAATTTATTGTGTGCTATTAATAAAATTGATGAGGAAACAAAGGACTATTGGCAAAAGTTAAAGACTTTAGGTGACATCACTGGAAAGATCAAAGCAAGGGACCTCATTTATTTTGGTGTGCGGGATACAGAACCTGCTGAAGATATTTTAATTAATGATTTAGAAATTAAAAATTATATTGTAGAAGAGGTACGTAGATTGTCTGTTAAAACCTGTGTACATGAAGTCATAAAAAAGCTTGGAGATTGTGATCTGATCTATGTTTCTTTTGATGTGGATAGTATGGATAGCGAGCTCATCTCAGATGGTACGGGTACTCCTGTTCCTAAAGGATTTTATCCAGCAGAGATTATTGAATTACTGGAAGAGATATTAAGTTTGAAAAAAGTTGTCTGCTTTGAAGTGGTAGAAATAAATCCTTTATTGGATCATAAGGGAAATAAAATGGCTGAAGTGGCTTTTGAAATATTAGAGAAGGCTACACAAGCAATTGAAAAATAA
- a CDS encoding VOC family protein: MAILHAYLNFNGNCEEAFEFYQSVFNTPSLGVYRFKDMPADPNFPLPPEAADKVMHTAIKINDSVMLMGSDCIESFGHKATAGTTTYLMLDTQTAEEAKDLYNNLTVAAQNIEMPLGEQFWAELYSSFQDKYGISWMIHFEGNKKMQ, translated from the coding sequence ATGGCTATTTTACACGCTTATTTAAACTTTAATGGCAATTGCGAAGAGGCATTCGAATTTTATCAATCTGTTTTCAACACCCCATCTTTAGGTGTATATCGGTTCAAAGATATGCCTGCGGACCCCAACTTCCCATTACCTCCTGAAGCCGCAGACAAAGTGATGCATACGGCGATTAAGATCAATGATTCGGTGATGTTAATGGGCTCTGACTGCATAGAAAGCTTTGGACACAAAGCTACTGCAGGTACAACTACTTATTTAATGTTAGATACCCAAACTGCTGAAGAAGCAAAAGATTTATATAACAACCTTACAGTGGCGGCTCAAAATATTGAAATGCCTCTTGGAGAACAATTTTGGGCTGAACTGTACTCATCATTTCAAGACAAGTATGGTATTTCATGGATGATCCACTTTGAAGGCAATAAAAAAATGCAATAA